One window of Papaver somniferum cultivar HN1 chromosome 9, ASM357369v1, whole genome shotgun sequence genomic DNA carries:
- the LOC113307771 gene encoding EP1-like glycoprotein 2 codes for MVEYDAHYRAISLFNSPFQLCFYNKTPNVFTLALRMGLVGSQSIFRWVWDANRGNPVRENAILTFGTDGNLVLADADGQIAWQTGTANKGVVGLNLLSNGNIVLYDNHGKFIWQSFDHPSDTLLVGQSLRPNGPNRIISRSSDVDGSEGPYSFVLEKNRLNLYLKSKKLKKPLLYYTSDWFGTSQGQIMTRVLFNTAPESKEAYAYELTLEYFVSNYSSSRRSILGRPKYNSTLSFLRLGFDGSLKIYTLYDRVIYANWEVTFSLFDLITGNDGISECLLPSKCGSFGLCEDEQCVACPTAKGLLGWTKNCGPPMQRKCDIGKPDKVDYFKIMGVQHFMNDYSTGEGSLKLDECRDKCSKDCKCLGFFYEQESSKCLLAPVLGTLYKVDDYLPRVAYIKL; via the coding sequence ATGGTCGAGTATGATGCCCATTACCGTGCAATCTCTTTGTTCAACTCTCCTTTCCAGCTTTGCTTCTATAACAAAACTCCTAATGTATTCACTCTTGCTTTGAGAATGGGTTTGGTAGGATCCCAGTCCATCTTCAGATGGGTTTGGGATGCTAACCGTGGAAATCCAGTTCGGGAAAATGCCATCTTGACGTTCGGTACGGATGGTAACCTTGTACTGGCTGATGCTGATGGTCAGATTGCTTGGCAGACTGGTACAGCTAATAAAGGTGTTGTGGGTCTTAATCTTTTATCAAACGGAAATATTGTGCTTTATGATAACCATGGAAAATTCATATGGCAGAGTTTTGATCATCCAAGTGATACTCTTTTGGTTGGTCAGAGTTTACGTCCAAATGGTCCAAATCGGATCATTAGTCGTTCATCCGATGTTGATGGATCTGAGGGTCCTTATAGTTTCGTTCTTGAAAAAAACAGACTGAATTTATATCTCAAGAGTAAAAAACTTAAGAAGCCATTACTTTACTATACATCTGATTGGTTTGGAACCAGTCAAGGTCAAATAATGACTCGAGTCTTGTTCAACACAGCACCAGAATCGAAAGAAGCATATGCATATGAGCTAACATTGGAATATTTTGTATCCAACTATTCTTCATCTCGAAGATCAATCTTGGGTAGACCCAAATACAATAGTACATTGTCCTTTCTTCGATTAGGATTTGATGGTAGTCTGAAGATCTACACGTTGTACGACAGAGTTATTTATGCTAACTGGGAAGTAACTTTTAGTTTGTTTGACTTGATAACTGGAAATGATGGCATAAGCGAGTGTTTGTTACCGAGCAAGTGTGGATCTTTTGGTCTATGTGAAGATGAACAATGTGTTGCTTGTCCAACGGCTAAGGGATTGTTAGGATGGACCAAGAATTGTGGGCCTCCAATGCAACGTAAATGTGACATTGGTAAGCCCGACAAAGTGGATTATTTCAAGATTATGGGTGTTCAACATTTCATGAACGATTATAGTACAGGTGAAGGATCCCTAAAATTGGATGAGTGTAGAGATAAGTGCAGTAAGGATTGTAAGTGTTTAGGCTTCTTTTACGAACAAGAATCCTCGAAGTGTTTGTTAGCCCCGGTTCTAGGAACTTTGTACAAAGTAGATGACTACCTTCCGCGTGTTGCTTACATTAAACTTTAA